In one window of Mobula hypostoma chromosome 1, sMobHyp1.1, whole genome shotgun sequence DNA:
- the fcf1 gene encoding rRNA-processing protein FCF1 homolog isoform X2 has protein sequence MKRMISLRDSRIKESERAKPKKMKKEDPSALKVKEVVKYPSCLFFQYNTQLGPPYYILVDTNFINFSIKAKLDIVQSMMDCLYAKCIPCITDCVMAEIEKLGQKYRVALRIAKDPRFERLPCTHKGTYADDCLVQRVTQHKCYIVATVDRDLKRRIRKIPGVPIMYISNHRYNIERMPDDYGAPRF, from the exons ATGAAGCGAATGATCAGTCTGCGTGATTCAAGAAT aaaagAAAGTGAAAGAGCAAAACCTAAGAAGATGAAAAAAGAGGATCCCAGTGCCTTGAAAGTTAAGGAAGT GGTGAAGTATCCTTCCTGTCTGTTCTTCCAATATAACACACAGCTGGGTCCTCCGTATTACATCCTGGTTGATACCAATTTCATCAATTTCTCTATCAAAGCCAAGCTGGACATTGTGCAGTCTATGATGGATTGTTTATATGCAAAGT GTATTCCCTGTATTACTGACTGTGTGATGGCAGAAATTGAGAAACTGGGGCAGAAGTACAGAGTTGCACTCAG AATAGCAAAGGATCCACGATTTGAAAGGTTACCCTGCACACACAAAGGAACGTATGCTGATGATTGTCTAGTGCAAAGAGTCACACAG CATAAATGTTACATTGTAGCAACTGTGGACAGAGATCTTAAGAGGAGAATCCGGAAAATTCCAGGTGTTCCTATTATGTACATTTCTAATCATAG GTATAACATTGAACGAATGCCAGATGACTATGGCGCTCCAAGATTTTGA
- the fcf1 gene encoding rRNA-processing protein FCF1 homolog isoform X1 produces the protein MGKAKKTRKYATMKRMISLRDSRIKESERAKPKKMKKEDPSALKVKEVVKYPSCLFFQYNTQLGPPYYILVDTNFINFSIKAKLDIVQSMMDCLYAKCIPCITDCVMAEIEKLGQKYRVALRIAKDPRFERLPCTHKGTYADDCLVQRVTQHKCYIVATVDRDLKRRIRKIPGVPIMYISNHRYNIERMPDDYGAPRF, from the exons ATG GGAAAAGCaaagaaaacaagaaaatatGCAACTATGAAGCGAATGATCAGTCTGCGTGATTCAAGAAT aaaagAAAGTGAAAGAGCAAAACCTAAGAAGATGAAAAAAGAGGATCCCAGTGCCTTGAAAGTTAAGGAAGT GGTGAAGTATCCTTCCTGTCTGTTCTTCCAATATAACACACAGCTGGGTCCTCCGTATTACATCCTGGTTGATACCAATTTCATCAATTTCTCTATCAAAGCCAAGCTGGACATTGTGCAGTCTATGATGGATTGTTTATATGCAAAGT GTATTCCCTGTATTACTGACTGTGTGATGGCAGAAATTGAGAAACTGGGGCAGAAGTACAGAGTTGCACTCAG AATAGCAAAGGATCCACGATTTGAAAGGTTACCCTGCACACACAAAGGAACGTATGCTGATGATTGTCTAGTGCAAAGAGTCACACAG CATAAATGTTACATTGTAGCAACTGTGGACAGAGATCTTAAGAGGAGAATCCGGAAAATTCCAGGTGTTCCTATTATGTACATTTCTAATCATAG GTATAACATTGAACGAATGCCAGATGACTATGGCGCTCCAAGATTTTGA